From Caminibacter mediatlanticus TB-2, the proteins below share one genomic window:
- a CDS encoding DUF429 domain-containing protein encodes MHILGIDPAPAKKSVVFDGNEFFCFKAKELKEYIYSFDNLLIGWDGPLDASLDKENFSLTIRPIEKFFNRLSKTGKKIGIPEGINTLGFASCSHWSISQYVFSLPIVNETYQKSPWKLLVENNIQLTQKNIVETHPALSIWLMLCGEDFVKSLLFSSWKYKGNKEKSKKRLSILKDKVLSHPISKTYLKKEIKIDNDDKLDAYVSWLITKAYYEKDTRVGIFGDKKWGAFLLYLSCDLVFKDEFKNFISIYK; translated from the coding sequence ATGCATATTCTTGGAATAGACCCAGCACCGGCTAAAAAGAGTGTTGTATTTGATGGAAATGAATTTTTTTGTTTTAAAGCAAAAGAATTAAAAGAATATATATATTCATTTGATAACTTACTTATAGGATGGGATGGTCCACTCGATGCATCTTTAGATAAGGAAAATTTTTCTTTAACTATTAGACCAATAGAAAAATTTTTTAATCGTTTAAGTAAAACTGGTAAAAAAATAGGTATACCAGAAGGAATAAATACTCTTGGATTTGCTTCATGTTCCCATTGGAGTATTTCTCAATATGTTTTTTCTCTTCCTATTGTTAATGAAACATATCAAAAATCACCTTGGAAATTATTAGTTGAAAATAATATACAATTAACTCAAAAGAATATTGTTGAAACTCATCCAGCACTTTCTATATGGCTTATGTTGTGTGGAGAAGATTTTGTAAAATCTCTTCTTTTTTCTTCTTGGAAATATAAAGGTAATAAGGAAAAATCTAAAAAGAGATTATCTATTTTGAAAGATAAAGTTTTATCACATCCTATTTCAAAAACATATTTAAAAAAAGAAATTAAAATAGATAATGATGATAAATTAGATGCTTATGTATCTTGGTTGATTACAAAAGCATATTATGAAAAAGACACAAGAGTTGGTATTTTTGGAGATAAAAAGTGGGGTGCTTTTTTATTATATTTATCTTGTGACTTAGTATTTAAGGATGAGTTTAAAAACTTTATATCAATTTATAAGTAG
- a CDS encoding metallophosphoesterase family protein: MELVHLTDLHFNIKWFEWLKKNEKNYDIFCITGDFLDETKDNIKYQKDYIRKFIKDFSSLLFVCSGNHDDDIEWLYFEKDNYYFDNCKKEINGIKIGSFPYLGGNIYDFYDCDILLTHIPPKNTKTSIDKNTLKDYGDFEIYYAIKNGFSPKFILSGHIHNPLKTKDKLNSTIIYNPGLNKHIIKNI, translated from the coding sequence ATGGAATTAGTTCACTTAACTGATTTGCATTTTAATATCAAATGGTTTGAATGGCTTAAAAAAAATGAAAAAAATTATGATATTTTTTGTATAACTGGTGATTTTTTAGATGAAACTAAAGATAATATAAAATATCAAAAAGATTATATTAGAAAGTTTATAAAAGACTTTTCTTCTTTACTTTTTGTTTGTAGTGGCAATCACGATGATGATATTGAGTGGCTTTATTTTGAAAAAGATAATTACTATTTTGATAATTGTAAAAAAGAGATAAATGGAATAAAAATAGGCTCTTTTCCATATTTAGGAGGTAATATTTATGATTTTTATGATTGCGATATATTATTGACTCATATACCACCCAAAAATACAAAAACATCAATTGATAAAAATACTTTAAAAGATTATGGAGATTTTGAGATTTATTATGCAATAAAAAATGGGTTTTCACCAAAGTTTATACTTTCTGGACATATACATAATCCATTGAAAACAAAAGATAAACTAAATAGTACTATTATTTATAATCCAGGCTTAAATAAGCATATAATTAAAAATATATAA
- a CDS encoding DUF262 domain-containing protein yields the protein MKENKTYSFWELLKEVGIKIPIIQRDYAQGREDKKSKKIRENFLDTLYENVINENKSIHLDFVYGIIDRGYLIPLDGQQRLTTLFLLHYYLALKEQRLKDNKEIFQKFTYETRLSSRDFCNLLVNSDIKLDENKKISEIIKSQTWYFSEWDNDPTIKSMIIMLDAIEEKFKNLNLFDKLISTEKPPITFSFLNLKKFKLTDELYVKMNARGKPLNDFENFKAYFEKFVNDIDNKSNLDNKWYDIFWNLAKNEENPAQKADEKFLNFFKNITVFYCDECKKDKIKLENIDILKFKYTNKILEEISKVLDGLENYQDDIIYNLREYKDFEINIFQDFLNNSVTYTKRLRFYALMKFFIKYGNIKSNENLFKQWMRVSLNIINNTIYNAQSDFYKTKEILDKLVELLDQNFYKNLSTSGISDTKQFKEEKLKAKLILNNSKYEDEFIIAEKNWYLDGEIGFLIEYAGGENNFNLNKYIEYRDKFIKLWNFAKKDKLNQILIHRALLTIDNNNKSYLQYTLRNNNKATFCTFGKDLREKNENWRKVLGKESFKKLLNNINTNDIQDSLKKLIDNFKFDCNDWRSFFINPNKNWSIIKWANHYQIVFYESKDNIIYLNQGDTSVTSWSWRNGINYLFIYYAIEKLGGIKDKANRIESWRLETKNTWNNIDVIYVDISIYTYLPGLIFEKDKEPLVDVYQNEEGKIDILINKNFLKMNTQNYESLKGNEDWVYYKKNFEICEWDEIVKEVTGIFEEMKV from the coding sequence ATGAAAGAGAATAAAACATATTCTTTTTGGGAATTACTTAAAGAAGTAGGAATAAAAATTCCTATTATTCAAAGAGATTATGCTCAAGGTAGAGAAGATAAAAAATCAAAAAAAATAAGAGAAAATTTTTTAGATACTTTATATGAAAATGTAATTAATGAAAATAAGTCTATTCACTTAGATTTTGTATATGGAATTATTGATAGAGGGTATTTAATACCTCTTGATGGGCAACAAAGATTAACAACACTTTTTTTATTGCATTATTATTTAGCATTAAAAGAACAAAGATTAAAAGATAATAAAGAAATTTTTCAAAAGTTTACGTATGAAACAAGGCTTTCTTCAAGAGATTTTTGTAATTTATTAGTAAACAGTGATATTAAATTAGATGAAAATAAAAAAATATCAGAGATTATTAAAAGTCAAACTTGGTATTTTAGTGAATGGGATAACGACCCAACAATAAAATCAATGATTATAATGCTTGATGCAATTGAAGAAAAATTTAAAAATTTAAATTTATTTGATAAACTTATTTCTACGGAAAAACCTCCTATTACATTTTCTTTTTTAAATTTAAAAAAGTTTAAATTAACTGATGAATTATATGTAAAAATGAATGCAAGAGGAAAACCTCTTAATGATTTTGAAAATTTTAAAGCTTATTTTGAAAAATTTGTAAATGATATTGATAATAAATCTAATTTAGACAATAAATGGTATGATATATTTTGGAATTTAGCAAAAAATGAAGAAAATCCAGCACAAAAAGCAGATGAAAAATTTTTGAATTTTTTTAAAAATATTACTGTTTTTTATTGTGATGAATGTAAAAAAGATAAGATAAAGTTAGAAAATATTGATATTTTAAAGTTTAAATATACTAATAAAATTTTAGAGGAAATATCGAAGGTTTTGGATGGACTTGAAAATTATCAGGATGATATTATATATAATTTAAGAGAATATAAAGATTTTGAAATTAATATTTTCCAAGACTTTTTGAATAATAGTGTAACATATACAAAAAGATTGAGATTTTATGCTTTAATGAAATTTTTTATAAAATATGGAAACATTAAATCAAATGAAAATCTTTTTAAACAATGGATGAGAGTTTCGTTAAATATTATTAATAATACAATCTATAATGCTCAAAGTGATTTCTATAAAACTAAAGAGATATTAGATAAATTAGTTGAATTATTAGACCAAAACTTTTACAAAAATTTATCTACATCAGGAATTTCTGATACTAAACAGTTTAAAGAAGAAAAACTAAAAGCTAAGTTAATATTAAATAATTCTAAATATGAAGATGAATTTATAATAGCAGAAAAGAATTGGTATCTTGATGGAGAAATAGGATTTTTAATTGAATATGCTGGAGGTGAAAATAATTTTAATTTAAATAAATATATAGAATATAGAGATAAATTTATTAAATTATGGAATTTCGCTAAAAAAGATAAACTTAATCAAATATTAATTCATAGGGCTTTATTAACTATTGATAACAATAATAAAAGCTATTTACAATATACTTTAAGAAATAATAACAAAGCTACTTTTTGTACATTTGGAAAAGATTTAAGAGAAAAAAATGAAAATTGGAGAAAAGTTTTAGGAAAAGAGAGCTTTAAAAAGTTATTAAATAATATAAATACTAATGATATTCAAGATTCATTAAAAAAATTAATTGATAATTTTAAGTTTGATTGTAATGATTGGAGAAGCTTTTTTATTAATCCTAATAAAAATTGGAGCATAATTAAATGGGCTAATCATTATCAAATTGTTTTTTATGAAAGCAAAGATAATATAATTTATCTTAATCAAGGAGATACGTCTGTAACAAGTTGGAGTTGGAGAAATGGTATTAATTATTTATTTATATATTATGCAATAGAAAAATTAGGAGGTATAAAGGATAAAGCAAATAGAATAGAAAGTTGGAGATTGGAAACAAAAAACACTTGGAATAATATAGATGTTATTTATGTAGATATTAGTATTTATACTTATTTACCTGGACTTATTTTTGAAAAAGATAAAGAACCGTTAGTTGATGTTTATCAAAATGAAGAAGGAAAAATTGATATTTTAATTAATAAAAATTTTCTTAAAATGAATACGCAAAATTATGAATCTTTAAAAGGTAATGAAGATTGGGTTTATTATAAGAAGAATTTTGAAATATGTGAATGGGATGAAATTGTAAAAGAAGTAACAGGTATTTTTGAAGAAATGAAAGTATAG
- a CDS encoding DUF262 domain-containing protein codes for MKNNNLLLKPIEDIINENFVIPSYQRGYRWESRQVLDLLQDIYEFAESKKKEEFYCLQPIVITKKDNKYRVIDGQQRLTTIYLILKFLQETANKIKNIKQNNIELLEFCNIEEFEIKNIFSLEYETREKSKEFLENISTENLNYDNPDFYYMSKAYEKIKKWFKTHSKKLFLDTLLKDVKFIWYEVNTKNEEEEIEIFKRLNIGKIPLTNAELIKAMLLIPIKEYKKQIEFSIEWDRIEHTLQKNSFWYFLTNDNKKATAIDLIFDTLAKKYYKENKFNDFKLKENDDKYSFYVFDKLLKEEKKTQKDIWEDTKKVFRFLIDWYNDKEIYHKVGYLLYFKENLLDLISKYSQTTKDKFKDYLNERIRNSLGKKINLNELSYGDINVKKVLLLFNIETALNSQNIRFNFAQFKTFAWDIEHIVSQTDNENKEEWVKTVFEYIYGMNIKKIDKNKLKNFVNKYYEKFFDRVKKRLGIKDLSQDKNNIANLTLLDSKTNRSYHNAFFPIKRTIIIENESKGYFIPPATKNVFLKAYSQKLSDIANWTDEDMDCYRNKIYELLSKYGVKL; via the coding sequence ATGAAAAATAATAATCTTTTATTAAAACCTATAGAAGATATCATTAATGAAAATTTTGTTATACCATCCTATCAAAGAGGTTATAGATGGGAGAGTAGACAAGTATTAGATTTATTGCAAGATATATATGAATTTGCTGAAAGTAAAAAAAAGGAAGAATTTTATTGTTTGCAACCTATTGTAATAACTAAAAAAGATAATAAATATAGAGTTATTGATGGTCAACAAAGGCTTACGACAATTTATTTAATATTAAAATTTTTACAAGAAACTGCAAATAAAATAAAAAATATAAAACAAAACAATATTGAATTGTTAGAGTTTTGCAATATTGAAGAGTTTGAAATTAAAAATATTTTTTCGTTAGAGTATGAAACAAGAGAAAAAAGCAAAGAGTTTTTAGAAAATATTTCTACTGAAAATTTAAATTATGATAATCCAGATTTTTACTATATGAGTAAAGCTTATGAAAAGATAAAAAAATGGTTTAAAACTCATTCTAAAAAATTGTTTTTAGATACTTTATTAAAAGATGTTAAATTTATTTGGTATGAAGTAAATACTAAAAATGAAGAAGAGGAGATAGAAATATTTAAGAGATTAAATATAGGGAAAATTCCTTTGACAAATGCTGAACTTATAAAAGCTATGCTTTTAATTCCAATAAAGGAGTATAAAAAACAAATCGAGTTTTCAATTGAATGGGATAGAATTGAACATACCCTACAAAAAAATAGTTTTTGGTATTTTTTAACTAATGATAATAAAAAAGCAACAGCAATTGACTTAATATTTGATACATTAGCAAAAAAATATTATAAAGAGAATAAATTTAATGATTTTAAATTAAAAGAAAATGATGATAAATACTCTTTTTATGTATTTGATAAATTATTAAAAGAAGAGAAAAAAACACAAAAAGATATTTGGGAAGATACAAAAAAAGTATTTAGATTTTTAATTGATTGGTATAATGATAAAGAAATTTATCATAAAGTAGGTTATTTGTTATATTTTAAAGAAAATTTATTAGATTTAATTAGTAAATATTCACAAACTACAAAGGATAAATTTAAAGATTATTTAAATGAGCGAATTAGAAACAGTTTAGGTAAAAAAATTAATTTAAACGAGTTAAGTTATGGAGATATAAACGTAAAAAAAGTTTTACTTCTTTTTAATATAGAAACAGCTTTAAACTCTCAAAATATAAGATTTAATTTTGCTCAATTTAAAACTTTTGCTTGGGATATAGAACACATTGTGTCTCAAACTGATAATGAAAATAAAGAAGAGTGGGTAAAAACTGTATTTGAATACATTTATGGAATGAATATAAAAAAAATAGATAAAAACAAATTAAAAAATTTTGTAAACAAATATTATGAAAAATTTTTTGATAGGGTTAAAAAAAGATTAGGTATTAAAGATTTAAGTCAAGATAAAAACAATATTGCAAACTTAACTTTGCTTGATTCTAAAACTAATAGAAGTTATCATAATGCATTTTTTCCAATCAAACGAACAATAATTATTGAAAATGAGAGTAAAGGTTATTTTATTCCTCCTGCTACTAAAAATGTATTTTTAAAAGCGTATAGTCAAAAACTGTCAGATATTGCGAACTGGACAGATGAAGATATGGATTGTTATAGAAATAAAATATATGAGTTATTAAGTAAATATGGAGTAAAACTATAA
- a CDS encoding DNA-processing protein DprA, which produces MEFCKLKEFKNQLKDNIIIGATGHIDIEKALNINPKKEDLSEYDENLLDNMYKKLDELLNGLKNITFISGMARGWDEIIALFAIKNNYNLILAIPNSVKWHKNRIYKKRVQAIFYDRILEYKKAKIYEINKIYNDKFYYYSYFARNQFIVDNSDIILTFYGYKSGGTLDCIKRAKKLNKCIFNFYEIIRRKDEK; this is translated from the coding sequence ATGGAGTTTTGCAAATTAAAAGAATTTAAAAATCAATTAAAAGACAATATAATAATTGGTGCTACTGGACATATTGATATTGAAAAAGCATTAAATATAAATCCTAAAAAAGAGGATTTAAGTGAATATGATGAAAATTTATTAGATAATATGTATAAAAAATTAGATGAATTATTGAATGGATTAAAAAATATAACATTTATTAGTGGGATGGCAAGAGGCTGGGACGAGATTATTGCACTTTTTGCAATTAAAAATAACTATAATCTTATTTTAGCAATTCCAAATAGTGTAAAGTGGCATAAAAATAGGATTTATAAGAAAAGAGTCCAGGCAATTTTTTATGATAGAATTTTAGAGTATAAAAAAGCAAAAATTTATGAAATAAATAAAATCTACAATGATAAGTTTTATTATTATAGCTATTTTGCAAGAAATCAATTTATTGTTGATAATTCAGATATTATATTAACTTTTTATGGGTATAAATCAGGTGGGACATTAGATTGTATAAAAAGAGCAAAAAAGCTTAATAAATGTATATTTAATTTTTATGAAATTATAAGGAGAAAGGATGAAAAATAA
- a CDS encoding PcfJ domain-containing protein, with product MKSFVVDIPKSPSNIINHYLCECGNRFINKNRCPKCGNDKFFTYKDVKNLNKELFEIKNNECIIEYPVVFNQKIKIEKKVFVKKYDKLIIGKKEKVDNETLAYIIKLFLITQNEWKSKRKYFYKLQKQNLFNRLLYLPLKLKDPEMLLWYIFHSNITKEEYFNKLLKNEPKSIKKAVFKNYKKQISKGFYNQLIDYFLIKVFKNIDYKREMINFFSNNEIDLFFTYESIDSFIKFLKNYDDKKIFKFLKKYYQDLTIFINRYLQHNLTPQKEIIDSFYNINPINYNYNFPIQYKYKKFIIKLPKNSIELVEYSKKLRNCLSNYTHIHNSKSLIFGIFINNKIKYAVNFDKNQKEIIEAKGFANSEIPKNDFLIIKEFFSNLNIA from the coding sequence ATGAAATCATTTGTAGTAGATATTCCAAAATCTCCTTCAAATATTATTAATCATTACTTATGCGAATGTGGGAATAGATTTATTAACAAAAATCGTTGTCCAAAATGTGGAAATGATAAGTTTTTTACTTACAAAGATGTTAAAAATCTTAATAAAGAGTTATTTGAAATAAAAAACAATGAATGTATAATCGAATATCCTGTTGTTTTCAATCAAAAAATAAAGATTGAAAAGAAAGTATTTGTTAAAAAATATGATAAATTAATAATAGGCAAAAAAGAAAAAGTTGATAATGAAACACTTGCTTATATTATAAAACTTTTTTTAATAACTCAAAATGAATGGAAAAGTAAAAGAAAATATTTTTATAAACTACAAAAACAAAATTTATTTAATAGACTACTTTATTTACCACTTAAACTTAAAGACCCAGAAATGCTATTATGGTATATTTTTCATTCAAATATAACAAAAGAAGAATATTTTAATAAATTATTGAAAAACGAACCTAAATCAATCAAAAAAGCAGTGTTTAAAAATTATAAAAAACAAATTTCAAAAGGCTTTTATAATCAACTAATCGATTATTTTTTAATAAAAGTATTCAAAAACATTGATTATAAAAGAGAAATGATAAATTTTTTTAGTAATAATGAAATTGATTTATTTTTTACCTATGAAAGTATTGATAGTTTTATAAAATTTCTTAAAAATTATGATGATAAAAAAATATTCAAATTCTTAAAAAAATATTATCAAGATTTAACTATTTTTATTAATAGGTATTTACAACATAATTTAACTCCACAAAAAGAAATTATTGATTCATTTTATAATATTAATCCAATAAATTATAACTACAACTTTCCTATTCAATATAAATACAAAAAATTTATTATAAAACTTCCTAAAAACTCTATTGAGTTAGTAGAATATTCAAAAAAACTAAGAAATTGTCTATCAAATTACACACATATTCACAATAGCAAATCATTAATTTTTGGTATATTCATTAACAATAAAATTAAATATGCTGTAAATTTTGACAAAAATCAAAAAGAAATTATTGAAGCAAAAGGTTTTGCAAATTCTGAAATTCCTAAAAATGATTTTTTAATAATAAAAGAATTTTTTTCTAATCTAAATATAGCTTAA
- a CDS encoding helix-turn-helix transcriptional regulator, with protein MPKNDVTNLLKNIFDLLNRFYSNEKLSIKDIEDIYGVSKRTAYRYINEYLKPAGFNIVKVDNKFKLKRDDNFDTFVIETIKNFSKEVGVYNKLKSIFKDLETKNIVYSKFNVEKIIDIEIYDILINAIENKQEIRFLYKRYNKKYKLKPLKVVNFEGYWYLVGIDKGYLRFHLNEIDEIEFLGEYELNEDIDLKNAINIWFIPNNEAFSVEFLVNANVVDYIKRLPLNPTQVEINKYDDGSVLFQVKITHKEEIKRFIKSFLPDIKIVSPKWLDEELKEEIKLYLD; from the coding sequence ATGCCAAAGAATGATGTTACTAATTTATTAAAAAATATTTTTGATTTATTAAATAGGTTTTATTCAAATGAAAAATTAAGTATTAAAGATATAGAAGATATATACGGTGTTTCAAAAAGAACGGCTTATCGTTACATTAATGAATATTTAAAACCTGCAGGGTTTAATATTGTAAAAGTTGATAATAAATTTAAACTAAAAAGAGATGATAACTTTGATACATTTGTAATAGAAACAATTAAAAACTTTTCAAAAGAAGTAGGAGTTTATAATAAATTAAAATCTATTTTTAAAGACTTAGAAACTAAAAATATTGTTTATTCAAAGTTTAATGTAGAAAAGATTATTGATATAGAAATTTATGATATATTAATTAATGCAATTGAAAATAAGCAAGAAATAAGATTTTTATATAAAAGATATAATAAAAAATATAAACTAAAACCTCTTAAAGTAGTGAATTTTGAAGGATATTGGTATTTAGTAGGAATTGATAAAGGATATTTGAGATTTCATTTAAATGAAATTGATGAGATAGAGTTTTTAGGCGAATATGAATTAAATGAAGATATAGATTTAAAAAATGCAATAAATATATGGTTTATTCCAAACAATGAAGCATTTAGCGTTGAATTTTTAGTAAATGCAAATGTTGTTGATTATATAAAAAGATTGCCATTAAATCCAACTCAAGTAGAAATTAACAAATATGATGATGGAAGTGTTTTATTTCAAGTTAAGATAACACACAAAGAAGAAATAAAAAGATTTATTAAAAGTTTTTTGCCTGATATAAAAATTGTATCTCCTAAATGGCTTGATGAAGAGTTAAAAGAGGAAATTAAGCTATATTTAGATTAG
- the trmA gene encoding tRNA (uridine(54)-C5)-methyltransferase TrmA, with translation MNCSSFGKCGSCVLWQVPYEEQLKMKKDKLKEMFSKFEIPEIEVIYDKDEHFRARAEFRVWHEGDKTYYAMRKRKEEGRGVIPIEECKIVDKAIYELMPKLMSEIEKNQNLRLKLYEVHFLSNSKGEIIVTLIYHRKVDESIAEDIKRLKDKFKNVDFIVRKKGRKYIFDKNYLIEELEIKGKTYKYKIIENTFTQPNREINKKMISWVLDNTSNLKGDLVELYCGNGNFTIPLSENFKKVVATEINPESIEAATYNAEINNRKNISFLAMSAAEFSELKKTGFFNSYDLKNVLIDPPRAGLDEKSRKFVNEFDNIIYISCNPETLKRDLETLSKNRKIKAFAFFDQFPYTNHMECGVVLERV, from the coding sequence ATGAATTGCAGTAGTTTTGGTAAATGTGGTAGTTGTGTTTTATGGCAAGTGCCATATGAAGAGCAGTTGAAAATGAAAAAAGATAAATTAAAAGAGATGTTTAGTAAGTTTGAAATTCCTGAAATTGAAGTAATTTATGATAAAGATGAACATTTTAGAGCAAGAGCTGAATTTAGAGTTTGGCACGAAGGTGATAAAACATATTATGCAATGAGAAAAAGAAAAGAAGAAGGTAGAGGTGTAATACCTATTGAAGAGTGTAAAATAGTAGATAAGGCAATTTATGAGTTAATGCCAAAACTTATGAGTGAAATTGAAAAAAATCAAAATTTAAGACTTAAACTTTATGAAGTGCATTTTTTAAGCAACTCAAAAGGTGAGATTATAGTAACTTTGATTTATCACAGAAAAGTAGATGAGAGTATTGCTGAGGATATTAAAAGATTAAAAGATAAATTTAAAAATGTTGATTTTATTGTTAGAAAAAAAGGAAGAAAATATATTTTTGATAAAAATTATCTTATTGAAGAGCTTGAAATAAAAGGAAAAACATATAAATACAAAATAATAGAAAATACATTTACCCAACCAAATAGAGAAATAAATAAAAAAATGATTTCTTGGGTGCTTGATAATACTTCAAATTTAAAAGGTGATTTAGTTGAGCTTTACTGTGGGAATGGTAATTTTACAATTCCTTTAAGTGAAAATTTCAAAAAAGTTGTAGCAACTGAGATTAATCCAGAAAGTATAGAGGCGGCTACATACAATGCAGAAATTAATAATAGAAAAAATATTAGTTTTCTTGCTATGAGTGCAGCTGAATTTAGCGAACTTAAAAAAACAGGATTTTTTAATTCGTATGATTTAAAAAATGTACTAATAGACCCTCCAAGGGCAGGACTTGATGAAAAGAGTAGAAAATTTGTAAATGAGTTTGACAATATTATTTATATCTCTTGTAATCCAGAAACTCTAAAAAGAGATTTAGAAACTTTAAGTAAAAATAGAAAAATAAAAGCATTCGCATTTTTTGACCAATTCCCATATACAAATCATATGGAATGCGGAGTTGTTTTAGAGAGAGTGTAA
- the fliP gene encoding flagellar type III secretion system pore protein FliP (The bacterial flagellar biogenesis protein FliP forms a type III secretion system (T3SS)-type pore required for flagellar assembly.) produces the protein MKKILIFFLFCTVIFAATPQIPTVNLSLTAPENPKQLVTVLNIAILMTILVLAPSIVLVATSFVRLLVVFGFLRQALGTPQSPPTTLLVSLSLVLTFFIMEPYAKEAYKSGIKPYMEQKIGYEEAFNRAVKPFKRFMIKNTREKDLALFFRIRHLPNPKTIDDVPLSILVPAFMISELKTAFEIGFLIFLPFLIIDMVVSSILMSLGMMMLPPVMISLPFKILVFILVDGWNLIVMGLVNSFR, from the coding sequence ATGAAAAAGATATTAATCTTTTTTCTTTTTTGTACAGTTATTTTTGCAGCTACCCCTCAAATACCTACTGTTAATTTATCATTAACTGCACCTGAGAATCCAAAGCAATTAGTTACTGTTTTAAATATAGCAATTTTAATGACTATTTTAGTATTAGCTCCAAGTATAGTACTTGTAGCTACTTCTTTTGTAAGACTTTTAGTTGTTTTTGGATTTTTGCGTCAAGCACTCGGAACACCACAATCTCCGCCAACAACTCTTTTAGTTTCGCTTTCTCTTGTTTTAACATTTTTTATAATGGAGCCTTATGCAAAAGAGGCTTATAAATCAGGAATAAAACCATATATGGAACAAAAAATTGGATATGAAGAAGCATTTAATAGAGCAGTTAAGCCTTTTAAAAGGTTTATGATAAAAAATACAAGAGAAAAGGATTTAGCACTTTTTTTTAGAATAAGACATCTTCCTAATCCAAAAACAATAGATGATGTGCCTTTAAGTATTTTAGTGCCTGCTTTTATGATAAGTGAGCTTAAAACTGCATTTGAGATAGGATTTTTAATATTTTTACCATTTTTAATAATTGATATGGTAGTGAGTTCTATTTTAATGAGTTTAGGTATGATGATGTTGCCTCCTGTTATGATTAGTTTGCCATTTAAAATACTCGTTTTCATACTTGTTGATGGATGGAATTTGATTGTAATGGGGCTTGTAAATAGTTTTAGATAA
- a CDS encoding OmpA family protein translates to MAKKKCKCECPECMPEWLATFGDLMSLLLCFFVLLLSMSTMDAKKVKEAIGSLQGALSVLEGGTQTEVSRERIQKATPIVKNEETAQTVNRLQQAITEFKEMTQAGKGNTITLQEGEEGFFIRLPADITFAPGSAEITNQDSLLFLKRIAIIIKEYLPKNIDIQIRGYTDNLPPPKNSPYRDNWDLSAARALSVLKILIKDGVDPKQLSAAAYGEYHPIASNLTPEGRAKNRRVEIWFFAKKNKEELKQSILDKVQ, encoded by the coding sequence ATGGCTAAAAAAAAGTGTAAATGCGAATGTCCTGAATGTATGCCAGAATGGCTTGCTACATTTGGGGATTTAATGAGTCTTCTTTTATGCTTTTTCGTTTTGCTTTTATCTATGTCTACAATGGATGCAAAAAAAGTAAAAGAAGCAATTGGCTCACTTCAAGGTGCATTAAGTGTACTTGAAGGTGGAACTCAAACAGAAGTTAGTAGAGAGAGAATCCAAAAAGCAACTCCTATTGTAAAAAATGAAGAAACAGCTCAAACTGTAAATAGACTTCAACAAGCAATTACAGAATTTAAAGAGATGACACAAGCAGGTAAAGGTAATACAATTACTCTGCAAGAAGGAGAAGAAGGATTTTTTATAAGACTTCCTGCTGATATTACTTTTGCACCTGGAAGTGCTGAAATTACAAATCAAGATAGTTTACTCTTTTTAAAAAGAATTGCTATAATTATAAAAGAGTATTTACCAAAAAATATAGATATCCAAATAAGAGGCTATACAGATAATTTGCCTCCACCCAAAAATAGTCCATATAGAGATAATTGGGATTTAAGTGCTGCAAGAGCACTTAGTGTCTTAAAAATTTTAATAAAAGATGGAGTAGACCCTAAACAACTTAGTGCAGCAGCATATGGTGAATATCATCCAATTGCAAGTAATTTAACACCAGAGGGCAGAGCTAAAAATAGGAGAGTTGAAATATGGTTTTTTGCAAAGAAAAACAAAGAAGAGTTAAAACAATCAATTTTAGACAAAGTTCAATAA